The Naumovozyma dairenensis CBS 421 chromosome 2, complete genome genome segment CATATTACTCGAGGCAATATTGCTTCTTAGGAGATATAACATATTAAATCATATATTGGATGCATCTTAGACTGCAGGATCTGACCTTATAGGTAGATTCGTTGCAGAATTGCTCCTCCCCGTCCTAGGACAGGagagtaatatatatattgtacaCTTTACATATggaattaatttttcttatgtagaaaatatatatcgTGTTGTANNNNNNNNNNNNNNNNNNNNagtaatatatatattgtacaCTTTACATATAGGAATAAATTTTACTTTATTAGTagtaaaataataatatcgtGTTGTACGAAACTAACGTGTCTGTACACTATGTGCCAGATACATTAGAACTCCGACAGATTCACTATATCTATTTGTCGTTAGTTATTCTGTTCTTCAGTTTAGGTTCGTATTCAAGGAGAGTCTTTCTATCTGCTCGAACaatattcaagataaaggtactattaatattccATGGTAAGGGTCTAGACATCCAGTTTGGTACAACGTCTTCTATAATACACTCAGTGATTACCAAATATGGGAGGAACTTGAGGGAATACCGGCACGACACGACGCGATTGATGAATACCGAATTAGTCAATCAATTCATATGCCAACGATAAAGTTGTGATCTCGTATTATCTATTCAACCATCGAGAGGAATATAAATAGACCCATACCTCGAAGTATCGGTTTCTCTTTCtcctgttattatttttatattattattttttatatacattttatctactatttatatttaagaAACTGAACTGTTTTACATACATTAAAAGGAGGATATTAAATTACTCTTATTATACTTGATATTTAGCACTAATCTTAATCTACAATGGAATCTTACAATTAGAATAATACAGGATTAACTGGAAACGCTGCTTCCGAGCGCTATCTTCTATCTTATTACAATGTTTACTTGTATATTCCACGCCCCGGTTCAAGGGGTTGATCCGGGCTACATATATTCACTCACACAATTATTAAAGACATGAGTAACTGAGTTGGTATGAGTACAATTTTGCTCGATATTTATGGGCCTTTTTTAAATATCTTTGTTTAGCGAGACGTTTATCCTTCTACAGACTTAATGTATAATATGGTGCCTGTCTTTCTTGGTTTGTCCAACTAATCTGGTAAAGTACATAGCTTTCCTTAATTTGGTTTGCATAACGTTCGTTCAACCATATTGATGCCTTAGcctaaatttattaaaatatgGAGAAAGGTTTAATTCTATTTGATTGCGGGTTTAGTCTTCTCAAGCTGTATGTGTTTATATTTGACCTATTATAACTTTTCATATTACAGCAGggttttgttttttatggtcctttttttccattgaaaaaaacTGGTCTAAAAGAACATCGACTTTCCTACTAACTTAGCCGCCCATTAAACTAATTGGCTCTAAGATAGCCGCAAATCGTCATCGGAGATTCCGATGTGGCGTTATGTACGTACAGAGTTATAAGCTTTATGACACAAAGGCCTACAGAGAAGAATGGCCATACATTGTATCAAGTAGATACTGTAGTATTACTACCTACATGATCTAGGTGATATTGGCCAGATAAGTAGAATCAGGCTTTGGTTTATGGAGTTTTATCGGTTAAGTTGCTTGGCTTACTGCGAATTATGTATTGTTAACAAAACTGACGTTTAGGTCTCCATTAAGTATGCAGATAACGTTTGCATAGGGAATTGATTTGCTTTAGGTTCTCATTATGCCACTGGGACGTCCATAAACAAAGATCTCACACCTACTATGAACTGAAAGAAGTTCTGGGCAAACTTACCAAGTATTATATTGAcattttaaattttatatGGTAATCGCATGCTTATGTATGACTTgatataaaatatactaACTATAAGTATGGGACCTATGAAATCCTAGAACTGCCAACTATCTTTGCTGTACTATTTATCCAGGCACTTATGTCATAAATTGTACTGACTATCAAAGCACACCTGTCATAGATTAAATAACGTTACTAAactacgtacgtacgtatgtaCATGAACTAAATGTAGCATGGCTGGGACGTAACATATGTACACAATTTGCACTAAATGGCAATGCTTTTTACCTTAGCCCGGGAACATAGAAAAACAACTTTACTTAGCAAGCCTTTGAACGACCGATATAAATTCTGCCGATGTATTGCAATATCAAAAAGTTTATCATAATTGCTGCACCTTGCAACCTAGCAAACTCCTTCCGGACCAGTTACGACTCGGAACCAACCATAAATCCAATATTCCATCATTTTCCCTCGATATTTTTAGTGGAATTCTCCGGTCTTCACTTTGTAGTACGACCCTTTGAATATTCTGTAATCTGTTGTGATTTCCAGCGTTGATATCTCCGATAAGAATTAACTTGTCACCATTTTGGACGCCAGCCTGTTGAATTGGACTACCTGAAActatttcatcaaatacGGCAAATGGTATCTTATAGtctaaatttaaatttgtttGAGCTGAATGCTGTGATGGTGGTGGCGAAGGTCTTTTCTGAAAATGTTGGTTTAATAGTTCATGAGATCTTTCTATAATTTTATGTAAATCATTCCTTAACATGTTGACATTCCTCCGCGCCATTGTTATTTGTAACACGTCGATATCTGATCGCGGGTATCCATCAGGAgtaattaaagaagaatgtAAATCGGTACCCTCTGAAGAAAGTAATTCTAGATTTTTACTCAACTCCGTTTCAACTTTACCTTTAAGGACTTGTATTTCAGATAGCTTTAAGCTATTaagattttcaattaaagaaagGAGAGATGGATCTAGTTGTAAGTTTGTTAACTCAGTCGAAGGAGCTGGAAAATCAACACCGTTTTCCGTTATATTACTCATGAGAAAGAAACGCTATGAGTTGATGTATTGTTTCAGAATGTGGTGcttattttgttgttttccAAATCCTAAGCAGGACAGAATAGAATTGTCTTACCGCTATTTGGTGCGTATATAGGCGATGCGATCATCTTGAACACCTTTTATATTGGATACACATTGCGAATAAGCGCTGTTCGCGTTTAGCatagttattattaactctagatttgaattcaaGACTTCTCGCGCTTGGGTTCCTCCCTGCGCCAGATAAAGCTCTTTACGGTACATTCAGGTAGAATGTTTCTATGATCTACATGAAACTGAAGTAATACAAGTAGTTAAGTTTCACATCTGGTGACAGACAACGTttatatttgtttgaaTCCGTTGCCATCAGCTGTCCTTCAACCTAAAGATTGTTTGCAGGCCGTTTGACGGATTACTCGTTGATTGAAAGCACCATATAATGATAGTAAGATGAGTTATGGAAACGTGAATCCAATTCATGCATTTTTCATATGTTTAGGTTTATAGTTTCACTGCTGGTGTGCCATGAACAATCGTACCTGGTCTAGTTTTTCCAGTAGGATGAGCGTATTACTAACATTGCATTGAGCCATGTCTTTTTTTGGCTTATTGAACGACTTACCTGGACATTCATAGACTAAAGTTTCATGCATCTTTTGAAGCAGAATGGCATTGAAGTGAGATTTCGAATGCAATTCTCTTGTGTCTAGATCCCAGTGGCTCATGACGAATGATTCGTTTATATGGGCCGCAACAGAATAGACGTAGGAgattttatattcattttgCTATGTAAACATAAAAAAGGTTCGAATATATTCATACGTAGGGAATGCTATTAAACTTTCGAAACAAgcttttttttggttttccAAACTTTGAAGTTGTTTTACTTCCTTGCCTATGCAGATCTTTCTCTGGTGGTTAGTAATATGGTAAAAAGTTCCGCGTGAATACAGTTTCAAGTATTCCCATATTTTGCCTACGTAACGCACGCAATGTGTTATGCGGAATGGGAAACCTTTTAGGTAGATCCTTCTACGCTATTATCTGTAAATCAGCTCGGTATCTAGAAGACATTTATTGAACCTGCATGCCTTTCGCTTCAAAGAAAGTCCATTGTGTTAAAACCTTGTAAATTTGGCTTCCCATACTCGCTCCTTTAAGACGTAAATCTACTGCAAGGAGATATATCGGTCATTATTCTAATGTATTGTTGGAGAACGTGGGTGAGCATATCCGTACAGGTTTACGTATTagtgtattattattcatatcCATAGATACTAAGGGGCGGCTAACATATGAAATTTGTACAGACTTGAACCACCGTATGGCTTCTAATAGAAGCCTCTTTGATGTAAGAAAACGATACGAACTTTTGATATGTCGCATCAGTTAATTGTTACTTAGAGGTACTGTAGACTTTACAAAAACTCGATTAGCCAACATGAGAAATTCCAGTcatatgaaaataattctaGAATTAATATTTCCCCTCATGACGATGAAACACAGGGGGGTGCAGAGAATATATCCACCAGATATGATATCGTATCTAGTGGCTACTAAAAAGAATCTGTTGCGGCGGAGATTGGGGATTTGGGACACAGACAGTAATACGCCAGCCTCGAGAAAATAAGCCCTAAAGAAATGACTTCAATAAGGATTTTCACTAAGTTCAGTATGGTGTGTAAGTTATTTAAGGTTGtagaaattttttttaagtTAGATCtagaaacaaaagaaggaaaatgCATGGCTTCTTCATATCTCAGGGGGAGGAGAAGGGAGATGAAAAGCTTCTAGAATGTCATACAAAACCGTATTTTTTCCCCCTTCAAGAATTCTGTGCGCAAAAAGCTATTTTCTCTGTGACAGTTCAAGAGCCATTCTCCGAGTATCCCGAGAGGTTTCCAACGTTAGAGAACCCGAAGATAAGAGGGGAGCAGAAATCTTCAACAAGCCGTCACGGAACATTACCCAAGTTCGGGATAGAACTCCTGGGAGGACCGCTCCTAAATCTGAAAGGCAGCCTAGGCAAGTCTAGACCGAAGGAATCTCCCGTACGTGGTACTAGGTGCTTATATAAGCGGGTTAGCCCTTCTCCAATTACGTCTGTATAAAACTAACAATTCTAAGAAGATGAGACAGAAAAACTAAGGAAGAAAGATCAGAGAAGGTAGAAACTTTTTTGTTTGGGCATCCCTCTTGATCCTTGCTAATAATGCACGTAGGCAATGTACTTACatgaatttgaatggtAAAATAAGCTATATGGCATTTAATGTGAAACGAAGACTATAGCTAAACTAGAAGGAAACTATATATCCTCGTACACCAAGCTGGTGGAGATTAAAATATGTACACATGTAGTCA includes the following:
- the NAS2 gene encoding Nas2p (similar to Saccharomyces cerevisiae NAS2 (YIL007C); ancestral locus Anc_7.130), which codes for MSNITENGVDFPAPSTELTNLQLDPSLLSLIENLNSLKLSEIQVLKGKVETELSKNLELLSSEGTDLHSSLITPDGYPRSDIDVLQITMARRNVNMLRNDLHKIIERSHELLNQHFQKRPSPPPSQHSAQTNLNLDYKIPFAVFDEIVSGSPIQQAGVQNGDKLILIGDINAGNHNRLQNIQRVVLQSEDRRIPLKISRENDGILDLWLVPSRNWSGRSLLGCKVQQL